Within Tenebrio molitor chromosome 3, icTenMoli1.1, whole genome shotgun sequence, the genomic segment AGATTGTGCGAACTGGAATTTTTCAGGTAACTGGCGCGGCAAAGACATTGATGACGCAAAGAAGACGTTCACTGCGTCAACCGGATCGCGTTTTGTAAGAGCCGAGTTTTTTTTATCTGGGGGATTATGTTTTCGTGTTTTTGTACTGGAAAGATGTGTGACAAGTAGGTCTGTCGCAGATGCTCTATCGAATGTTTTGAGTTTTCGCAGTGATTCAAATCAAGAAAGCAGAGATATGTGGAAAAAGTGACCTGACAAGGATTGATTAAAGCGGATTTAATAACTGCCAAGTAAAAAATtccgaaaaaattgtttaatttatttttaatgatacGCTTTATCGGGCTGGgcttttatcatttttgttGGACAAGCACAAGTTATCATGTAGGTATTATGTTTCTCTCTAGCTGCACGATATTATAGTTTTTGCTCTGTTTTTTGTTCTAGTTGAtgttaattgaaattattttatggaaTGCAGTGCAATTTATTAATCTAGAgacacaaatttatttaacgatcATTTTGATTATTCTAGAATCTAACCAGAAGGTAAAATGACAAAAAGGacttattattttatatcaaTTAGTCGTCTAagaaagaaattataaaaggTGTAGATGTACAAACACATCAAAATATAATGAGGAATAGAAGTATTTTGTTGATGAAGaagcaacatttttttcttggcTTTTCAGCTCAATCAAAAGAGTACTTACAGTTATCTTACTTTAGTAcatattaaaacatttattttggacCGACCCGACCGTACAAACCtgttatattaaaaaacatttctcTGACGGGACAACTGTTTGTAGGCCATTAATGTAACCTTTAATACaaggttattcacgtaagatgacgagtctgaccaggtaaaaatgcaacccaaaatacattttacaaagcatacattgtgttttggtatttaaaaattaaatttttcgttCATAATTAGTATTTGACCGACATGATCCTACTTAgccattacttttgtgattttaattgcttattattgttattaagtCATACTATGTTGAAAgtggtatttttctgtcagaacttgacattcattaggctgacgtAAAAAGTTATCCATGTTTTATGTGGAttatgataatgtaataggtatcgagatagctttataaatcgtattttgggttgcatttttacctcgTCATCCTAGTCATCCTAGTCCTGTATAACGCAAAAATAATGGCCACCGGTTCATCTTGCACTATCCAACAATGGTATGCTTACGtcttttgttctttttttagaAATCACAAAATTGTAATATCAATAACTGTCATTTCGCTGTCGCATGACAGGGATCCATAAATACGCAACCAAATTTTCTCCCGGGgtcatattaaaaataaaatgtatacaAAGATTTGACCTCTGAaggtttagaaattttcaaatatgcatacaggatgtcccagaactgcctccccagagaaaaatgGGAGTATTTGGGTAAACGTGAttatctgaattttaaagaaaaatagacTTATCTCAGGCGATAATGGAGAAAAGACATTCTAAACTTGgccaatcagagttgagcaccatcaAGGTAGCTTGACCGCAATTTTGGGTTGCCGGGATttcgaatttcgaattttgttgcgatatcaataattatttttgctgtcagCAACCTAtccgattttttagtaacacctGAGTTcctgggattggtgaaattgaaaacctTAAAACCTTACATCTCGGGTATGTGAcctacaggaaaatttattttagtcatcttgGATTCTCTTTTCCTGTCGACACATGTCTGTTTTCTATGGGGAGGCAGTTCAGGGAGAgactgtatacagggtgtatctgaaatacgtgtgttaattttaacacgtagcagagcttgttaaatgaaacgtttttttctattttttacgaaaaagcgttACAAATGGATTTAAAATTGTGAATAAACAAGGCATCAAAATATATACCCGCCCATGGGTaaggcgaaaattttctgttgtgatagaaacggagcctTGTCAAAAAACCTACATTGCTATAAAATAATAGAGACTAATTAATCCCACAAAACGGCTCGCTTGGTAAAAATTAGGAGACAAACaatcttggaaaacttttgcgaatttcgcacaatgttatagagaaaagtttcataaactggcgagttcttccactggttaaaattaacacacgcattaaagatacaccctgtataatataatGGTGAATAGTTTAGTCTACTTTTTGGAACGTACGAAActcttttccaaatttttcttACTGTTCTTTCCAAGAATGTAACCATAAAAAACAGTTATCAAAGGGTGGctgttacaaaaacaaaaggtGATTATTGTCGGCCCTAATCGCAATGTCTTGTTTATCTTTGTATTTTTCTAAGAAGATTTCATAAAGAAATCTAAGCATTTATTATCTTTTAGaccaaaaaatatacaagtaagtacctacattttcttttttttttttctataatttttcctcacattttttttcatctttcttttaattaaatttaggTATATTAGGTGTCTCCAGCGACGAAactttaattgaaataaaatattgaaccGAATACCTTGTACAGTTTTTATCGGAGGtactagtgaaaaaaatataatttttgtggaaGCCAAAATTACCCaggtatttttgtatttatttatacgaaattttacttttctaTTGTAACAATGGAAAAGTATGCAGCGAAAAACGTGGAACCTAtgaaagttggcgttgaagagtcgattgtgaacgcaccactcgtcaatcTGCAGtgtataaaaacacaaacaacgcaaaaagtgaggttaaatttaaacagctgatccgtgatctgtaatctgtggtgcattcacaatcgactcttcaagccctactttaatttaaatgaagacCCGATATCATTTTGTgcataatgaagaaaattttttaaattttatgttgcTCTACCAATAAAATATGTCCATTCAACAAAGTCAACCaatttttgagaaattaaAACAGCATTGTTATTGacttattaattattacaggattactgaaattatttttaaatatttatcggcgattttattatttttttcctaatttttattctattctttcaaaatttctttttttattttacatttacaaagtTTATCGTAATGTACTCGTAACAAAATATcgccgttttttttttatttgcgaaGCTACGAGAAATTGTATTTAATAATGTGTGACATTTCTTAAAAGGTGGAAGTTACAGAAAAATTACCAATTTTTCGAAGAGCATAAAGATTTTCTGCTAACCCTCTGTACACgtaacactttctattcaacATTTGCAGCTTAATAAATTAAACCCACTTAAATTTCTCTCACGATTTTTCAACtcattttcttaattatatccagtttataattctacagggtcattataaatgattgtaccatcgtaggtGACTGTGCGCTATGTTTTAGctgcgccgctacgcccactagttgttacaaacatttataatgacccgtATTTTAGAAACTGCTATTAAACTGTggaatttcattttgtttgacAATGTAGTACCTCAAAAGGGGTGAACTACCGATTAAATAAATAGATAAATGAAACTGAGACAGCAAGTTGTTTTATGTtcctaataatttattaaattataatgaTAAATATGTTTACCCTTTTCTTTTTCCTGATTGTTTCTTTCCTCTCGAAATTTgcttatttataaatattattttctaactcAATTTGTATTCAGAatattcacatttttttttcaattatatctatttttttatttatttatacaaagTGTATAAAACAACGTATAATTATCAAGAGTCatgtggaattgtgcggctctataattttattgttccgaATTATGTCGAGCCCTTGAAgccgtcaaatcagatgtcaacaatcaaatgtcaaattattaaatcttagcaTCAGTTGTGAGTTTGACctcttagttgttttgcttgttgttttcttctattttaattacttttcatcttacaacagatgtatttattaaaaacctatcattaatggacttactggacttacataacctctgtttttctacacaatatgctacagaacggtaaaaatctaattttaatttgattttacatacatttttttggatgattagtttcaaataattatattaccaacaaaaataaattgtctcCGGTTCAGTAGTTATCaaagaatagtatattacactataagtgatgaaagtgcctgatttttcaacggagcaatacatgatatactctcgagcgccagcgagtgaggatagtattgtcagttgaaaaatcgcactttgatcacgaattgtgtatactattttttccaacatcgcttatgaaaacgagtctcaattttaaatttctttataattattttactcctctattttttgaatcttGCGGATCTAGAGTTTCAATTAGTGCAaaaaacagtgttttaaatttttatattaataagtaggtagcaGATTGTTAATatagtagattgttaaataaattttcgtcACTAGTTagtttactttctccattttcctcactagtgatgcaaacgcctattttcctcactaaattgagtgatgaaagtatcataatcgatgttggaaaaaatattttgggttctataatttataataatgatTCCgtttatttcttcatttttttcttcctcTAAGTAATCAGTTTTCTTCTTTCTACTTTGTTAATGGAATTATTAGGTCTTAAACCATAaagtaacaacaatttaaacgataatttgaaatgttggtcataaaatatgtaattactaattagtaaatagttaaaacatttacaaagtaaCAAGCTCGATATAGTACGTACGAGTAGATCTATAAATCAATCCCATTTAATTCCCCCTTTCTATCACTACTTTGTAgcaacaactttttttaagtaTCACAAAGTAGTAGTTTCCTAGGCACTGAAACTAATTAGTAATTTAATTACTGACTTCGATCGCAGTTTTTCCCGCAATACCTTTGTTCTAGCTAATTAAATCACACTCGAAACTTGTGCTTcccataataattgaaattttaaattaatcaaaattttacaattcatTCTACTCTGGCCCGACATAGATTTTAATTAGATAATTATGAGGACTCCGGTTCCGACACACAAGACCGGAAAATTTCCGGGTTAAAAGCGAACCCGCTAGTCCCCAATTAGAGAAAAAATCCGGGCATCTTTTTTGCCCCATAATTTTCCTCGTGCTGTTAGTTTTCAATTCGGCTCATTCCGACAGCTCAATTTTTTCCacaagtttcaaaaattcctcCGAAATGCACTGTCGACTGGAATGATTGGGATAAAATATCAGTCCTCAGCCTTGACGTTTTTCTGTTACTGTTCACAACAAATCCGATAATTAACGTCATATCGGGAGACAGATCACAAAGCAGCCTCATGAATATTCCGAAAGCGGAAAATTACATACGCACTCGAAATTACGACCATTTTGGCAACAAACAGTTCTTGTGGGGactattatttgtttattggTGCTTATGTAGGGCGATGAACAAATCCGCCTAATCCACGAAATAACAGGAACGCGCCAATCGAATTGTCTTCGAACGGTATTCGCGATAGGCGATACGAAGACCTCCTTTCCCAGAGCGGTAACTCACCAGCGGTGGTCTCCTCGACGATGCGCGCCCCAGCGGGTAGCTCCACCGCCACCCCCTGCTCCTTCACGAACTTGGCCAGGCGCCGCTTCAGGAACTTGAAGATCTTCACCACTTCCGAGTCGGTGGAGCCGTGGCGGCGCGAAGTCCGCCGGCTCACGCTACCGTTGCCACCGGGAATATTGACGAACCTCACTGAACTGTCACTGGTCAAACTGACGTCCCCCAGGTGGTAATCGTCGAGGTACTTAAACAGCTTGTACTTGGCACAGGTGTTGGTCTGGTTGGTGGCTAGACAGCGACCTTGCACTTCGTCGACGTAGTCGTCGGAGCTGACGGCCCCGACGGCCAAGACCAACAACACCAGCGAGCGCATCGTGCCTAAATGGAGTATCGACGCCGAGGCGGACGCTACTTATATGAAGAATAATTGGAACGAAGAGTTTAGGAGGGATTCGCGCGGCACGCCTTCCGCTGGCGGATCCAGGTGAGGATGGTGACCAAAATGCAACATGTCGATGCTGGAGCAACATTGAATCGAAGGGGTGCTGGTCGAAGGGCCAGGTTGGACCACAGGTGTGGGATTCAATGGACGCAAGAAAGTGTTAGTGCGTATTTTGTGCGTGTTGCTTAATTGGATAACATTTTCGTTCGGATGTTTTTTACATCGTAAAATTCATAACCTAAGGTAACCTGAAGCGAATTATGACTGGAGGTTCGTTCTGTCAGACTATAATTATAGACTGCTCAGGTGTCGGTGTCTGTGATAAGTCACTTAAATAATTCGAGAGCTTTTAGCAAACACGTAATTTGGGGCGATAGCAAACACCTCTTCCGCACATTATCTCCTGGCCTACCTACTTCCTCTGCTATATTACTGAAAACGTATTGTCATTTACTCCATCcgcgattttattttgactaaatatttttctttgaccTCTATCTAATCTTCAGCGATTCATTTTGCCAATATACTTCTTCAGGCGGCTTTTTTGTTTAAAGTTTCTTCTATCTTAATTAATTCATTCAACTTACTTCATTTCCTCTAGATAGTAACGGAAACGTAGACATATGAGACAATATGAGTTGTATGATATTAAAcaacttttaaaacaaacaaaaaactgataacattttttttcctttctatgtttaattttttatacagtgcgttcgtaaagttcggaataaattcgataaaactgtaagtattaatttctgagaaaaatccttgaagagatcaactttgtttttagaaAGTACATATTCATTCATACAATACTTTACTTGTACTAACAGCTTTTCATCTCCTAGTTATAAcgtcatcaatttttttttttttttttaatgacaacccccacttttttcttctttttctgataggcCTTCCCACTACCTaaatgatgaatgaaaaaattcataccttacataataatttttttgagaaaatgacaaattttacttcaaaaatttaatttaatttttattgtaaaaattttaattggccttaaaaaaacaaacaaacatctatgGTTACCAATAACATTCAACGCAATGTTGAAACTATCTCCCGCCAACCATTTAGTACttaccgacactttgtacactgcgctcaataatgtcagggcttatttgttccatttcagcgcgaattctctgttctaaattgtttgttccattaaaataaaccttcgaTTTTAACTAAacccacagaaaaaaaaaattaccttaaaaattaaattaaatttttgaattatgtatcaattaattgtcattttctcaaaaaaattgttatgtaaggtaccaattttttttgctcatgATTTCGGTAGTacgaaggtctatcagaaaaagaagaaaaaagtggggaattgtgatttaaaaaaattattgatgccGTCATACTTAAGAGATGAAAAGTTGTTaacataagtaaagtactgaagaatatgcgttttttaaaaacaaagttgacctcttcaaggatttttctcagaaattaatacttacagttttatcgaatttattccgaactttacaaACGCACTGTATAAATCCCTATCTGCTTCTTTAATTATATCTCATGGCAGCTTCATCTTCAATACATGCCAAAGTAGTAAACGATTTTTTTAGGCACCTTAGTGAAAACGGAAATTTTACGTagtcacaagcggacgaaaagtaactctttttcggacgtatttgtattgcaaattttagttttgttggcaaactgataacaaatactattaaaaactataaaaatatatatatactataaaaattttggacttagagaacacattggtggttgaaattcaaaaaggtatattattatactcatgtcatatcgtgaggaaattccttaacattgacacagaacataaaacacaaaaaagtcaaaatgtggaggcgagacgccggtaattatgttgataagcactgcactattacttgatagtattatccgtaatagtgtatgtactccggcaaaattgccgtgccgccgggtggaggtgggatacgaaaaaaaaaattgttaattgttgtaattgttaatatgtattaataaatttatctatttgaaaaaggtagatacaaaataaatttgtaatttttccaatgccaaaaaagtgccttttgtcctcgcttGTTTTCAAGCCTTAGCTGCGCCTCGGTcagaaaacccagactcggacgaaaaagatgcactttttgaccttatacacaaataactattttaagaGTTCTTTCTCCCGCTTATTgcttttttacaatattttttgtgttaaattattttaataaagcgtcaatttatttttctttgttctttGAGtgattctttaattttttaatcccATCTACTTTCCTTAGtaatttttctacttttatttcaattgtttaaatgttaataatttttgtttcatctcCGATTTCACTAACATACATTTTtacattgaaaatgttttgcctCCTTATGGAACTCTGTTTATCCTGTGTCCTGTGTTTTATTAGTTATCTTTCGTTTAAAATTTCCTATTTGCTTATGTTTTCTAATCAAATAcgcaaaattaattgtttctgAACACATACCAAACAAGTGTTATTTTTCCCCTTATTGAATTCAGTaggttttgtttattttcgtatttatttatttatttgtattttcagAATTTGTCTATgtcgaaaaataattaataaaaaggaGACGACATCGAGACCGAATTTATTTCTCGTTACGGAATTTCTATCGAATAATGATATTTCTTTGAAAACACTTTTCTTGTAATACgatgttttattttctacACACCAGCTTTGTACACATCTAGGTCGGAATTTATTCTCGTACgacataattattaataatcaaTATAAACGCGTAATACgtaattaaatattaagtGGATTGTAAAAGTATATTGATCAATTTTTGCGTCGATTCTTGctttctttaattttaattacaaattagtCATTCTcgcgttttttaaaaaaatttttcttcattttaaatttggtttccaatgtttttgttttgtagaaCTCAACACAAGAATAATATGCCCTGTTTGGaaaaagtaatattttttacaatttttttttaagttaaacAATTAAGTTCGAACAGATCAAATTAAATATGATTCTGTATTTTCcttattattgaaaataaattttgctttttttgccactgttttcatttaattagaCTTTGTCtgctttgttttatttttctaaaaattattttaataactaGGTCATAAAACATAACACtggtttatttaacgagttcgtgtgtaaattgggccttttttggcactcgtgggcctttaaaacgctcgtttcactcgcgttttaaactgacccactcatgctacaaagagcccaatttacacacaaactcgttaaataatatgtacattattatttaacttCAATAATTTCTTCCATTTAATATGTTCAGGTCAAACACTCTTTTTATTTCCCTACTCTGTCTTTGACGCTTAGGAAAGcctaacattttttaaaattaattcataGTCATATTGAAGTCATCATTATAATGTTAATGATACActaagaaaaacaattttttatgtatgtTATTGAATTATGTTGTGTTCGTTTCCCAACAGcttttttctattgtttttttccattaattttcttaatctaaattttataacatctTCAGCTAAGTAGTCCTCCGCACTTACACCCATTGATACATTTTAATGACCATTTTTATCGAAAACAACCCGGAACACTGAAACACCTACACATTCATCTTCTTTGCCAATCCGGACAAAATCCGGAATTGATACAGTTTcttgacaattttttgaatcaacaAAACCCAGTTCGATCCCAACAAAAACACGCATGACCCCATACCTTAGCAATTCGCCGTACATATTTGAATTCCCATACCATTAAAAACTAAACGATTTCCGATAAAACTCCGGCGTTTTGTTGCTTTTACTTAAAATGTGCCGTCTGTTTTTCTAGTCTGACCTCATtcaccattttttaaatcatcagTCGAGAAACGAAAAATAAGAATGATTCATTAATCATTAGCCTAGACTGCGACAATTTTACCAAATAATCTAAAAGTAGTACACTGGAGTAATCTACAGCCGAGAGACATGTAGGAGTTGTCCGTTTTTCGTTTCGTTTATTAATAATGATTTCTTTCAGATCTCCCACGATGTAGGATAGCGGAGCAATCTGATCCTGAACGTGACGACCAACTGATAAACAGGAAAACTTTTTTGTCTGGACGCAAAGCTATAATTTGATTTGCGGTCTGCTCCAGCggcaaaataatttctttattataaacaattaGAAGAGGAATAATCCATCAAGCGATAAGCGAAGCTGTCGCAAGAAGTGGGACAATTTTCACTGAAACCCTTCGACGAcgataataatgataatgtcAGTGGCCCGGAGTCTGTCAAGCCCACGGCGTCTCTAATTACCATTTTAACTATCCCAAATCGGTTAATGCTGTTTTATCGATATGATCGAACCCGGAGCTACTTTTTTTCTACTTGCAAGACATCAGTTTTGCATTACAAGATTGATAGCGCGAGAACCGTTCCACAAACTTGTCCATAACTTTTCTCGAAGAGACCTTCAATTACGAACGTATCAAGTGGAGAAAAATTCGTTTCTGATCATGCGATTCcagacaatgtcaatttttctAGTGGAGTGTTGTAATTATATACGTGAGACCTCCGTGTTGCAAGAACTCCGAAGGGGAGATTAAGTTACGTGGAGAATTGGGGCGACTCGAGGAAATTGTTGTCAGATGATAGCGTAAATGAAGTTTAGTAGGGCAATTATGCCGGTGCCATTGGTTCACAGCCGGTACAGTACAGGTGGAGTTCCTCTTGACAAATTAATCGAGCTGTACGTGAGGCGACAAAGGCACGTCTGAGCTTGACCAGAactgtcacaactgtcaaaagtGACGGTTCAGTCGTTCGTTCAAATTCAGATTTCGATGCAATTTTGTTGCGTCAGGTTCAGGTGTttgtaacactttttttatttcactcgTGAAACTGTAAATATTGTACCATGTAGTGACCcgtgttcatttttaatttgtaccACTTTCGGGAAAACACGAATTATCAATTCGTCAGGACAAGCAGAACGAAGAGAAGTGAACTATTCCAATTCTATTGAATGCATTTTTTAGTCTTTTCCCACAATTTGTGTCtcattattcaatttttttgggaACAAACGATGTTATTTTTGGAACATACAACACATTAACATATCACTAATCCGGAAACTTGTTTGAATCTTGTCTAttcttttatttccatatttatcCATTTTCAATGCCTCATTAAATGTCACAcgttataattattgtttttgacTGTGTTTTTGCATTTCGCCACTTCTCGATCtaaaaacacacaaaaaagGGGAGAAATCGATCGATTATCGTGTGCAGATGCTTAACCGATGTACAACGTGTATGATAATTGTCCTTTCTAGCGTTTCGcatgttaaaaatattgtttcattTCCCCATTTCAAATTTCCCGCCGTCGGTGCCGGCCGGTGTCACTGTCTCCATGTTGGCCAACCTGTTGAAGTGACAGCTAAGATGGAGGTGTGTTGATATTATAATTTGATCTCGTATTTTGCATTTTCTTTTCCTTACAacactaattaaattaagtcACGATGAGTAATCACCATAACAATGGCTCAAGAGCTGGGGAAACGGAACAAATGGCGCCGTCTCAGTGTCTGAAGGTTTTTATACAAAGGGATTATAGTGAAGGGACTGTAGTGAAATTTCAGACTAGATTTCCACAAGAATTAGACGGCAGAGTGAGTATCTAGGTGCGCGACTGTCTGTCGACTTTTTAAACTTCCGTTGCAGCTCGAAAGACaagcttttgaaacaactatCAATAGACTGAATGGGTATTTCGCGGAGGCAGAAAA encodes:
- the Osi1 gene encoding uncharacterized protein Osi1 produces the protein MRSLVLLVLAVGAVSSDDYVDEVQGRCLATNQTNTCAKYKLFKYLDDYHLGDVSLTSDSSVRFVNIPGGNGSVSRRTSRRHGSTDSEVVKIFKFLKRRLAKFVKEQGVAVELPAGARIVEETTAVSARKKKEKKSIFLPLLILFKVFKLKIMVHMVLVGVIIIKKMLLAAAIFLPGALAAIKAHCKQQQFHVVPYHVDEDHYTHSHEHEHEPSGFGASGFDDDKHFWAHKKKYSYL